A segment of the Streptomyces sp. NBC_00376 genome:
TCCACATGACGCTGTCCTACTCGCGGGACCCGTTCTGCTGCTTCACCACCAGCCAGGACCTGGCCACGTTCTTCGACTGCCACCGTCAGGCGTTTGCCCACTTCGGCGGTGTCCCGATGTCGATCGTCTACGACCGGACCAAGACCGTGGTCCGTCGGCATGTCGCCCCTGGTGAGGCCGTTCCTCTGCATCCGGAGGCGGTCGCATTCGCCGGTCACTACGACTTCGATCCCGATGTCCTGGCCGCATACAGGCCCACTGGAAAGGGCCGGGTCGAGCGCCAGGTCCTGATCGTCCGCGACCACGTCCTGGCCGGACGCGCCTTCTCCTCCACCGAGGAACTGGACTCCGCGTTCACTGCCTGGGTTCCGCTGCGGCGGGCCAAGGTCCACGGCACCCACGGCGAGGTCATCGGTCTGCGAGCGGTCCGTGATCACATGGCTCTCCGCCCACTGCCGGCTACTCCATATGTGGTCGCCCAGCGGCATCTCCGCTACGTCGGCAAGGACTGCCTCGTCGCTTTCGAAGCGAACCTCTACTCGGTGCCAGCTCTACGGATCCGCCCGTGGCAGCTGGTCGAGGTCAGGGCCACGAAGTCCCAGGTCACCCTCCATGCCACCACACCCGACCGCCAGGGAGAGACCCTGCTGGCCACCCACCCGCGGGCAGTTGGCCGCGGTGCCAGGGTCGTGGACGAGCGGCACTGGGATGGTCTGCCCACCGGAGCCGGCCGCCGCGTCACGGCGGGCGGAGACTTGCCCGCACCCCGCCAGCAGAACCGCGGGTCGGAGGCGGGATCGCTGTTGGCCTTGCTGAACCGGGCGGCGGCCACCCAGGTCGAGGTCGGCCGACGGCCGTTGTCGGTCTATGACGAGCTGACCGGCACCCGCCCCTTCACCACCCACCCAAGCACGAAGGAATCGTCTTGAGCGAGCTGGTCTCCACCCGCATCCGCAACACGGCCGGCAAGCTGGGCCTGCCCCACCTGGCCGAGGCTCTGACCCAGTACGCGCAGCGGGCCGATGAGGCCAAGATGGGCTACCTCGACTTCATCGACCTGGTTTTGTCCGAAGAACTCGCCGTCCGGGACGACCGCCGCTTCCGCCAGGGCCTGCGGCTGTCGAAGCTGCCGCATCACAAAACGCTCGATGATTATGATTTCTCGTTCCAGCCCGAGCTCGACCCCCGCAAGGTCAAGGACCTTGCCACCCTCTCGTTCGTCGAGGCCAAGGCCAACGCTGCCCTGCTCGGGCCGCCGGGGGTGGGCAAGACACACATCGCCGTCGCTCTCGCGGTCGCGGCCTGCCGGGCCGGCTACTCGATCTACTTCACCA
Coding sequences within it:
- a CDS encoding Mu transposase domain-containing protein; amino-acid sequence: MLAHVGTPKVYSFHMTLSYSRDPFCCFTTSQDLATFFDCHRQAFAHFGGVPMSIVYDRTKTVVRRHVAPGEAVPLHPEAVAFAGHYDFDPDVLAAYRPTGKGRVERQVLIVRDHVLAGRAFSSTEELDSAFTAWVPLRRAKVHGTHGEVIGLRAVRDHMALRPLPATPYVVAQRHLRYVGKDCLVAFEANLYSVPALRIRPWQLVEVRATKSQVTLHATTPDRQGETLLATHPRAVGRGARVVDERHWDGLPTGAGRRVTAGGDLPAPRQQNRGSEAGSLLALLNRAAATQVEVGRRPLSVYDELTGTRPFTTHPSTKESS
- the istB gene encoding IS21-like element helper ATPase IstB → MSELVSTRIRNTAGKLGLPHLAEALTQYAQRADEAKMGYLDFIDLVLSEELAVRDDRRFRQGLRLSKLPHHKTLDDYDFSFQPELDPRKVKDLATLSFVEAKANAALLGPPGVGKTHIAVALAVAACRAGYSIYFTSLDDMVRNLTAAESAGRLTSKLGSYLRPAVLVLDEVGYQPLARAEANLVFQVISKRYEKGSIILTSDKTFSEWGQVFGDEVLATAILDRLLHHCGVISINGPSYRLKNRLAAIERERDDSA